The DNA sequence CAATAATAATTCCATGTTGGCGATCGCAAGTTATAATGCGGGGCCAGGCAATGTAAGTAATTGGATTAGTCGTTACAGTCTTGCAGATATAGATGAATTTGTGGAGAATATACCCTTTCCAGAAACTAAAAATTATGTAGAAACAGTATTTGGAAATTATTGGAATTATGTAGAATTATACGATCCTAAAATTGAGGAAAAATTAAATTAGTGATGGGGTGAATAGTTGATAACTCTTAACTCCTAACCCTAAACTAATCTTCTTTCTCTCTAATAATCTAAAATAACTACTATTATGGTATGGAAAATTAAGCACTTAATATTATTATTTATTTCCTTTTTTATTATCAGTTGTCAAGCAGAAGAAACGGATAATTTAGAATTAACAAAAGGACAATTTATTAATACACAAATCGTTAACCTAGACGATAATTTTAAACCCATCACAGGCGAAATTATCTATGTTCCTGCCTATTCTTATATTTATTATTCTAATCGTCAAAGAAGTCATAGTTTAGCTATTACGTTGAGTTTTCATAATACTGATTTAGAGTTTCCTATTATTATTAAATCTGTTAAATATTATGATAGTAAAGGGCAATTATTAGAAGATTATGTATCCAATCCAATACAACTAAATGCCTTAAGTTCAACCAATTTTTATATAGAAGATAATGATACTAGAGGGGGAGTAGGGGGTAATTTTCTCATTGAATGGGTTGCACAAAAAAAAGTTTCTTCTCCTATTGCGGAATCTGTTATGGTTAGTACAGCTAGTACTCAGGGGATTTCTTTTGTCAGTACAGGAAGAATAATTAAAGAGTTAAAATTTGAGGATGTAAAATAAATAAACCAATATTATTTATGCCTAGAGAAAGTATGAAAAAAATCCCTTATCTTTTATTCGCTATTATTCTATTCCTTTCAACTTTATTCTTAAATCCAGCTAATGCTAACGCTTACACGGAAGAGGAAAAACTATTGCTTCAGTCTTGGCGTCTAGTCAATGAGGCTTATGTGGATGATTCTTTTAATAATCAAAATTGGTGGTTTATTCGACAAAAATTTTTAAAAAAGCCTTTACATAGTAAGGATGAAGCCTATGAAGCTATCAGTGAAATGTTGGCTACTTTAGATGATCCTTATACAAGGTTTTTGCCTCCCAGACAATATCGAAATCTACAAATTACCACTTCAGGAGAATTATCTGGTATTGGCTTACAAATAAGTATTAATCCCGAAGATAAACATTTAGAGGTAGTTTCTCCGTTACCGAATTCCCCTGCTGAAGCGGCAGGTATTCAACCAAGAGACCAAATTTTGACCATTGATGGTATTGATACTGAAACTTTAACTTTAGATGAGGCGGCTAATAAAATTAGAGGGAAAATTGGTACTTTAGTGACCCTAGAGGTAAAAAGTAAAAAAGAGGGTATTATTAAAGAATATCAGTTAAAGCGCGATCGCCTCTCTCTTAGTTCAGTAACAGCCCGTTTAGATACAAGTAACTCCGACTATCCCATTGGTTATTTACGTTTGAACCAGTTTAGTGGCAATGCGAGTAAAGATTTAGCCCACGAATTAGCAAAATTAGATCAAGAAGGGGCAAAAGCCTATATTTTAGACCTAAGAAATAACCCCGGTGGATTATTACAGGCAGGAATTGAAATCGCCCGTCTTTGGCTTCCACCTAGTACCATTGTATATACAGTGAATCGTCAGGGAATTTTTGGTAGTTACGACGCAACAGGTAATCAATTAACGGATGCACCTTTAGTAGTTTTAGTCAATCAAGGTTCAGCTAGTGCTAGTGAAATTTTAGCAGGGGCTTTGCAAGATAATCAACGGGCAACTTTAATCGGGGAAACAACTTTTGGTAAAGGCTTAATTCAGTCTTTATTTGAATTGCCTGATGGTGCAGGAATTGCTATTACTGTGGCTAAGTATGAAACTCCTAATCATAAGGATATTAACAAAAAGGGTATTACTCCTAATGTAGAAATTACTCAAGATCCTATCAGTTATTTTGAAATTGGCACAGAAAAAGACCTTCAATATCAAGCTGCGATCGCATTTTTGACGGAAAATGATAGTTTACCCACCATGATTAGTCAGAATGACAATTAGGAATTAGTAATTAAGACAAGGCAATAGGGAATAGTTAAGAATTAAAAACTCCTAGCTTTCATCCTCATTACTCTTTACTCCCCTAAACCTGCAACCTGTAACCTGCCCTCATTCAATATTTTTAAGCCAAACTGAGATTAATTATTTACAGAGTTTAAACTTTGCCACAAACTATCTAACTTATCATGTGCTACAGAGGAAGAAATCTTACCATTAGTATGCAGTGCAGATAAATAACTAACCTGTTGAGAAAAACTTTGTAAATCTCGATGGAGAGAAGGAGAATTAAATTTTTCTGGGGATGAATAATAATAATCTTTTAAATCTTGAGGGGATAAATTAATGTAGTTTCCGTGGTTATTCTTTCTCATAGAATCAATCCTCCTCTTAAATACACTTTATGGTTTATACTTAATTTCATGTTAACCTTTTCTTAACCTAATAATGAGGTATATTACGAAAAGTTGACATAGTAAATATTAGAGGGGTTTTATTCTCCCCAAGGAAAATGAGGATGGGATGCTAAAAGCGGGTATAGCAGTAAAGATTATCAATCCTGAATATGTAAGGGGTTTTGTTGGCTATTTATTAATGCAGGAATCTTCATCTCGTTGGTTAGTAAAGGTAATTATTAAGGAAACTCATTTACCCAAAACCTCTGAAATGTTAGTATTATCTTTAGAAGAATCAGATTTTGAAATATTACATCACAGTCTTTAAACAAATAATTTAATCATGATTATATTACCCGGCACTACTGTTACTGTTACCAATCCCGATGATATTTATTATCGTTATCAAGGATTAGTCCAAAGAGTTACTGATGGTAAAGCGGCGGTTTTATTTGAGGGCGGCAATTGGGATAAGTTAATTACTTTTAATCTATCTGAATTGGAGATTTTTGATCCTAAAGCCAAAAAGTAATTTTGTTACAATATTTAGGAATTCGGGTGTTGAGGTATTAGGGGATTAGGGTATTGGGGAAGCGTGTTGATTAAACACTTTTGCCTCTTGCCTCTTACCCCTTGGATATTCGGGAGTTAAAAAGGTGTTTTTGTTGTTAGATGTATAATGGTTTGAGTATGGGGATGAGTAAAGATAATTTCTCTAGCATGAAGATATAATCGATCCTCATTTTGTTCTAATTTACCATAGATGCGATCGCCTCTTATAACCAGACCTAATCCTTGTAAACAATGTACTCTTAACTGATGAGTCCTACCAGTGATAGGTATTAACTCTAAGCGGGTTTGTGCTTCCTTTCTCTTTATGACCCGAAAATGAGTAACACTAGGTTTTCCATATTGATAATTAACTTCCTGACGAGGCCGCGATCGAGGATTTCCCCACAACGGTAAATCAATTATTCCCCTATCTTCTTTTACTATGCCCTCTACAACCGCTTCATAGATTTTTTTCACCTCTCTAGCAGAAAATAGTTGTGACATTTTAAGATGGGTATCTTCATCCTTCGCCAAAATTAATATGCCTGAAGTATCTTGATCTAATCGATGAACTGTTTTAAGATAATTATAGGATTTAGCCGTGAAAATCTGTCTAAAACGAGTTTCCACACAGTCAAATTTATCAATACCTCTACCAGAAACTGATAACAACCCACTAGGCTTATTTACCACTAATAAATAATCATCCTCATAAATAATTGGTAAAGTTGCCGAAGATGTACGAACCTCAAAACTGGGTAATCCAGACAAGAGAAACCCCATCAAAGGCTGACATCTTGACTCACAGGCAGGATAAAAACGACCATTGACCTTTTCACCGTTAGGAGAAGTATCACCCCACCAAATTTCAGCCATTGCAATAGGTATTAAATTGTTGGTAGCCGCATAATGAAGTAATTTTGGGGCGCAACAATCCCCTGTACCCGTAGGAATAAAATCTTTTCCAAGCAAACTTCCCACACTTAAACTTTCCCCCGCAAAGTTGGTCATAGAATAAGCCGTTTGCATTTGTGCTTGTAATTGTCGGGATAATTCTTTTCTTTGCCTTTTTAAGTTTCTAATTTCTTGATCTGCGAAACTAATTTCAGCTTTTAAAGGCTGTAAAATTTCCTGCCATTTATGTTTTAAATTTCTTCTTTGCCAATCATCTTTTCGACTTTCTTGCTCCAAATCTTTTAATTTTTCTTCAATATGACTATTATTAATAGTTATATTTTTTAGCTCATTTCTTAATTCATGTCTGAGTTGTTTTCTTGCTTGATGAATCTCTTTTAAGGATTGCCATTCTTGCTGAAATTTTTGTTCTAAATTATTATATTCTTCTCTGACGGAAATATTTTTAAGAGCAATAATTTGACACTTTATTTGATCTAGTTTTTGTAAAGTCAACTTCTCCGCCATTGTGATGACTGAATTCGCAGGTATTTGATTAACCCATCCCTGAATTTCTTTTTTGCCCCCCCAAAATCCTGAAAAAGCCTTAATAACTTTCAAATCACCTAAATTATCTTTAACGACTAACACTCCTAGCATTTTTCCTTTAGGCATTTTTATCTCATTTTTATCTAATTCAGCACATAATTTCAATGCTATTTTTTCAGATAAAATTGTGCGGGGTAACTTTAATTTTTGCTGAGTTTTAGGGCAAAATCCTTCATAATAATAAGTAACTATTTCTTCTTGAAAAATATCTTCTTTTTTGACAAAATCATCTACAGAATGCAGTATTGTCTGTAAATTCATATTTTATTAGTTAGGCTGGTTTGAATGACTTTTAAACTTGCACTTTTTCCATAATTTAGTAGTAGTTATTTTTAATATTTATTTATTTAGACTTATTTAATTTAATGCCTAAAGTTGCAACTACAAACTATGAGAATAAGCAGGAATAGTTATATTATCCCTTGAAGTTGATTAATTTTTTATAGGATAATCACATTTTTTCTACAAGTTAGTAGTAAGCCTTTTAAGGCTTATTTAGCGTAGTGGCTAAAGCCATAACTACAAACAAATCTATGATGTCATTCAGATAATGCCATTGAGCCTTGCCAACTGTTAATCATGAATGCCTCTATTTCCTCATCATGGTCAGAAGCCATTTGAGGGGAAGAATTTGGTTTAAAGATATATGCAGATACCAAGAGTATTACTGTTAATATGGCTGTGGGGAAGATGAACCTACGCCATCGTTTAGTCTTTTGAGATTGTTGTTTTTCTGTGAGAATTGACATCATGATTAAGTCTTCACAGGGCTTTAACTCCTCTGGTGGAGGAGGGCAGTGGGTTTGTAAAAAACTAACTAATTGCTCATCTTGGGATGATAAATAGATGTCTTCTACATCGCAAATTCCATCGGAATTACCACTTTCGTGTTTCATAAGCTAATACCTTCAAGTTCTAAAAATTGACGCAAATTTTTTCTGGCTTTGAATAAACGAGATTTAACCGTACCAAGGGGAATAGATAATATTTCCGCTATTTCCTGTTGTGGTAAATCTTCTAAATCATGAAGAACTATGACTGCTCGGTGATCTAAACTGAGATGTTGTAATCCTCTAGCTACCAATTCTTGATAGTGAAGTTTCAACAACTCTTGATGATTATTACTAGATTTTGCCAGACTATATTCCAAAGATTGTTTTGTCTGGTTAATATTTGCCTGATGACGTTGCAATTCTCGCTTTTTGCTAGAACCTTGATCATAGGCAACATTCCAACAAATACGATAAAGCCAAGTGGAAAAATATTGAGGATTACGTAATTGGGGTAAAGATTTCCAAACTTTTAAAAATACCTCCTGTTGTAAATCATCTAATACTTCGCTACCACACAACTTATATAAAGTTGCTCTGACTTTATGATGATAACGTTGATATAGTAAACGAAATGAAGTTTTATTTCCTTGTTGACAATTCCTGACTAAATCAGAATCTGCAACTTCAGAGTAATCATCAGCTAACACGCTCATCTCAATTTTTGTGATTTATTGTTGCTATGATTTTAGACTTTTGACTTTGAGTAAAGGTTCACATTCTCTTGGTATAAACCTGAAACCGATTCCTTTCTAGGGTTACAATATATTAATGAATATTTATGCACAATCACTATGTTTAATTGGTTTCGCCGTAAAAAAGAGAATAAAGAAAATATTGAACAAAAACCTCCTGTTGTTGAAGATAAACAATCTAATGCTCCTTGCTCAACCTCCGAAACTCAGTCTCAACCTTCTTTAGAGTGGGCAAAAGCCGCTTATGCTAATATTCAGAAACAAAAGCAGGAAATTCCTGACAATTCAGAAGATGATAGAGTTGCTTCTGTCGAAAATAGTCTTTCTGCTGAGGGGGAAAATGTTGATTCGTCTTCAACGGTGGAGGAAAAAACTGAGGAAGTCAAGGAAAATGCCCCTGCTTGGATGCAAAAAAGCGATCGCCTCTCTGCTTTAAAAGAAACGGCTATAGAAACGGAAAAAGAAGAAGAAACCCCATTAGACGAAGATTTTGTTTGGTCTGCACAGGTGCTTGAGTCTCAGGGAAGGACACCTGATGATGTGTCGGAGGAAGAATTTACATGGCTGAGAAAATTACGTCAAGGATTGGGCAAAACCCGTCGTAACTTTGTTAATCAGTTAAAGTCGGTTATCGGACAAGGACCTCTTAATCAAAACGCTATTGAGCAAATTGAGGCGATGTTATATAGTGCTGATGTGGGTTATGAAGCAACGGAATATATTGTTAATACTTTACAGAATAAGTTAAAAGAAGAATCTCTGGCTTCTGAAGATGCGATCGCATCCTTAAAGGAAATACTACAACAAGTTTTAGATGAACCGTTACAAAAATTAACAAAAACTGAATTTGAACCAGAGGCAGGAAAACTCAATATTTGGTTATTAACAGGAGTGAATGGTGTAGGTAAAACCACCACTATCGGGAAATTAGCACACCTAGCGAAAACATCAGGTTATCATTGCGTCATAGCCGCCGCCGATACTTTTAGAGCCGCCGCAGTAGAACAAGTTAAAGTGTGGGGAGAAAGGACGAATACCCCTGTAATTGCCAATGAAGGTAAAAATACAGACCCTGCGGCCGTCGTATTTGATGGTATCAATGCTGCGATCGCACGTAATGCAGAAATACTATTAGTTGATACAGCAGGAAGATTACAAAATAAGAAAAACTTAATGGAAGAACTAGCCAAAATTCGCCGTATCATAGATAAAAAAGCCGTAGATGCCAATATCGAATCACTATTGGTACTAGATGCTACCCTAGGACAAAATGGCTTAAAACAAGCCCAAGTATTCTCAGAAGCCGCTCAACTAACAGGAGTAGTTTTAACCAAACTCGACGGCACAGCTAAAGGAGGAGTAGCTTTAGGAGTATGTCGAGATTTAGGCTTACCAATTCGTTTTATTGGTGCAGGAGAGGGCATTGAGGAT is a window from the Cyanobacterium sp. Dongsha4 genome containing:
- a CDS encoding sigma-70 family RNA polymerase sigma factor; translated protein: MSVLADDYSEVADSDLVRNCQQGNKTSFRLLYQRYHHKVRATLYKLCGSEVLDDLQQEVFLKVWKSLPQLRNPQYFSTWLYRICWNVAYDQGSSKKRELQRHQANINQTKQSLEYSLAKSSNNHQELLKLHYQELVARGLQHLSLDHRAVIVLHDLEDLPQQEIAEILSIPLGTVKSRLFKARKNLRQFLELEGISL
- a CDS encoding DUF3124 domain-containing protein — protein: MVWKIKHLILLFISFFIISCQAEETDNLELTKGQFINTQIVNLDDNFKPITGEIIYVPAYSYIYYSNRQRSHSLAITLSFHNTDLEFPIIIKSVKYYDSKGQLLEDYVSNPIQLNALSSTNFYIEDNDTRGGVGGNFLIEWVAQKKVSSPIAESVMVSTASTQGISFVSTGRIIKELKFEDVK
- a CDS encoding RluA family pseudouridine synthase, whose protein sequence is MNLQTILHSVDDFVKKEDIFQEEIVTYYYEGFCPKTQQKLKLPRTILSEKIALKLCAELDKNEIKMPKGKMLGVLVVKDNLGDLKVIKAFSGFWGGKKEIQGWVNQIPANSVITMAEKLTLQKLDQIKCQIIALKNISVREEYNNLEQKFQQEWQSLKEIHQARKQLRHELRNELKNITINNSHIEEKLKDLEQESRKDDWQRRNLKHKWQEILQPLKAEISFADQEIRNLKRQRKELSRQLQAQMQTAYSMTNFAGESLSVGSLLGKDFIPTGTGDCCAPKLLHYAATNNLIPIAMAEIWWGDTSPNGEKVNGRFYPACESRCQPLMGFLLSGLPSFEVRTSSATLPIIYEDDYLLVVNKPSGLLSVSGRGIDKFDCVETRFRQIFTAKSYNYLKTVHRLDQDTSGILILAKDEDTHLKMSQLFSAREVKKIYEAVVEGIVKEDRGIIDLPLWGNPRSRPRQEVNYQYGKPSVTHFRVIKRKEAQTRLELIPITGRTHQLRVHCLQGLGLVIRGDRIYGKLEQNEDRLYLHAREIIFTHPHTQTIIHLTTKTPF
- a CDS encoding DUF7219 family protein, which gives rise to MRKNNHGNYINLSPQDLKDYYYSSPEKFNSPSLHRDLQSFSQQVSYLSALHTNGKISSSVAHDKLDSLWQSLNSVNN
- the ctpA gene encoding carboxyl-terminal processing protease CtpA gives rise to the protein MKKIPYLLFAIILFLSTLFLNPANANAYTEEEKLLLQSWRLVNEAYVDDSFNNQNWWFIRQKFLKKPLHSKDEAYEAISEMLATLDDPYTRFLPPRQYRNLQITTSGELSGIGLQISINPEDKHLEVVSPLPNSPAEAAGIQPRDQILTIDGIDTETLTLDEAANKIRGKIGTLVTLEVKSKKEGIIKEYQLKRDRLSLSSVTARLDTSNSDYPIGYLRLNQFSGNASKDLAHELAKLDQEGAKAYILDLRNNPGGLLQAGIEIARLWLPPSTIVYTVNRQGIFGSYDATGNQLTDAPLVVLVNQGSASASEILAGALQDNQRATLIGETTFGKGLIQSLFELPDGAGIAITVAKYETPNHKDINKKGITPNVEITQDPISYFEIGTEKDLQYQAAIAFLTENDSLPTMISQNDN
- a CDS encoding NAD(P)H dehydrogenase subunit NdhS, with the translated sequence MIILPGTTVTVTNPDDIYYRYQGLVQRVTDGKAAVLFEGGNWDKLITFNLSELEIFDPKAKK
- the ftsY gene encoding signal recognition particle-docking protein FtsY gives rise to the protein MFNWFRRKKENKENIEQKPPVVEDKQSNAPCSTSETQSQPSLEWAKAAYANIQKQKQEIPDNSEDDRVASVENSLSAEGENVDSSSTVEEKTEEVKENAPAWMQKSDRLSALKETAIETEKEEETPLDEDFVWSAQVLESQGRTPDDVSEEEFTWLRKLRQGLGKTRRNFVNQLKSVIGQGPLNQNAIEQIEAMLYSADVGYEATEYIVNTLQNKLKEESLASEDAIASLKEILQQVLDEPLQKLTKTEFEPEAGKLNIWLLTGVNGVGKTTTIGKLAHLAKTSGYHCVIAAADTFRAAAVEQVKVWGERTNTPVIANEGKNTDPAAVVFDGINAAIARNAEILLVDTAGRLQNKKNLMEELAKIRRIIDKKAVDANIESLLVLDATLGQNGLKQAQVFSEAAQLTGVVLTKLDGTAKGGVALGVCRDLGLPIRFIGAGEGIEDLRPFSSYEFVEALLS